A window of Fragaria vesca subsp. vesca linkage group LG7, FraVesHawaii_1.0, whole genome shotgun sequence contains these coding sequences:
- the LOC101295273 gene encoding uncharacterized protein LOC101295273, with the protein MASKALKATLYILFLAIITLGYANSARILDEVTNPLPTTVLASNPINPTTPLPSGQIPVTTTVDDNVDDAPVDDVTPPVDVATPIVPPVTPAVPEAESPQPEEPVTTTVPAPVAGPTIPSATAPIPVAGPITPTAPLPVATPVAGSATTAAKPHLAFFMHDILGGSHPSVRVVTGLIANTVANVPFSKPNNNIFPVSGGTPLNNNNLNGFLNNNRNSLPSFAGLTGTTGLTNSQTSTVIQNSGNNNIVNGGSNLPFVTAGQLPNGATLQKLMFGSVTVIDDELTEGEELGSAVLGKAQGFYLASSLDGNSHTMAFTVLMHGEHDVEDTISLFGVHRTASPVSHIAVIGGTGKYENANGYAAIESLHQEDQHTTDGVDTIMQISVYLSE; encoded by the coding sequence ATGGCCTCCAAAGCACTCAAGGCCACCCTCTACATTTTGTTCCTAGCCATCATCACACTTGGATATGCCAACTCAGCAAGGATCCTTGATGAGGTAACCAATCCCCTTCCGACAACTGTACTAGCCTCAAACCCGATAAATCCTACCACCCCGTTGCCAAGTGGCCAAATCCCTGTCACCACAACTGTTGATGACAATGTGGACGATGCCCCAGTTGATGATGTCACACCACCCGTTGATGTGGCAACACCAATAGTCCCTCCTGTCACCCCTGCGGTGCCAGAAGCCGAGTCACCCCAACCCGAAGAACCCGTCACCACTACCGTGCCAGCACCTGTAGCGGGTCCCACCATCCCCTCCGCAACCGCACCAATCCCCGTAGCGGGCCCCATTACTCCGACCGCACCTCTCCCGGTGGCAACACCCGTGGCCGGCTCCGCCACCACCGCGGCGAAACCGCATTTGGCCTTCTTCATGCACGACATTCTCGGCGGGTCCCACCCGTCGGTTCGGGTGGTGACGGGGCTCATCGCCAACACCGTGGCCAACGTCCCCTTTTCGAAACCCAACAACAACATCTTCCCCGTCAGCGGTGGGACCCCCCTAAACAACAACAACCTTAACGGCTTTCTCAACAACAACCGCAACAGCCTCCCCTCCTTCGCCGGCCTCACCGGCACCACCGGCCTCACCAACTCCCAAACCAGCACCGTCATCCAAAACTCCGGCAACAACAACATCGTCAACGGCGGCAGCAACCTGCCCTTCGTCACCGCCGGCCAGCTCCCCAACGGCGCCACCCTCCAGAAGCTCATGTTCGGCTCAGTCACCGTCATCGACGACGAACTCACCGAGGGAGAGGAGCTCGGCTCCGCCGTGCTCGGTAAGGCTCAAGGGTTTTACTTGGCAAGCTCTTTGGACGGGAACAGCCACACAATGGCGTTCACTGTTCTCATGCACGGCGAGCATGACGTGGAGGACACCATCAGCTTGTTTGGGGTCCACCGCACTGCGTCGCCGGTGTCACACATTGCGGTGATCGGCGGGACCGGGAAGTATGAGAATGCGAATGGTTACGCGGCCATTGAGAGCCTTCATCAGGAAGACCAGCACACAACGGACGGTGTAGATACCATCATGCAGATCAGTGTTTACCTCTCTGAGTAA
- the LOC101294506 gene encoding splicing factor 3B subunit 3-like — protein sequence MHLYSLTLQRPTGIVCAIHGNFSGDKTQEIAVARGKVLDLLRPDATGKIHTLLSVEIFGAIRSLAPFRLTGSGKDYIVVGSDSGRIVILCYNPNKNVFEKIHQETFGKSGSRRIVPGQYLATDPKGRAVMVGACEKQKLVYVLNRDVANRLTISSPLEAHKSHTIVFSICGVDCGFDNPVFAAIEVDYSDIDSSGNARKCLTYYELDLGLNNVCRKWSDEVDNGANLLVAVPGGGDGPSGVLVCGENFVVYKNQGQEDVRAVIPRRADLPAGRGVLIVSAATCRMKKSMFFFLVQTEYGDIFKVSLEHDKDVVKGVKIKYFDTIPVTTSMCVLKSGLLFAASEFGDHALYQLQALEEDPDVESSSALVRATDEGFLPRKLKNLVRIDQVESLMPIMDMKVSNLFEEETPQIFTLCGRGPRSSLRILRPGLAISEMAVSDLPDVPNAVWTVKKKVSDEFDAYIVVSFANATIVLSIGETVEEVIDSGFLDTTATLAVSLIGDDGIMQVHPNGIRHIRDSGRVHEWRTPGKRKILSVGSNRLQVVIALNGGELIYFEVDMTGQLAEVEKHELSGDVACLDIAPVPEGRQRSRFLAVGSYDNTIRILSLDPDDCMQILSVQSVSSVPESLLFLEVQASVGGEDGADHPANLFLNAGLQTGILFRTVVDMVTGQLSDSRSRFLGLRAPKLFSINIGGKPAFLCLSSRPWLGYINQGKFLITPLSYEALEYAASFSSGNCTEGIVAVARSSLRILMIERLGETFNEIVIPLRYTPRKFAVQVKQKLLVIIESDQGAFTAEEREAAKRKTREDEYSEAAEMGEKGNGNVEQMETDDNEDVALSDEHYGYPKADSDKWVSCIRVVEPKTAKTTCLLELDNESAVSVCTVNFHDNAGLVGAAPLKEHGTLLAVGTAKGLQFWPKKSITRGYIHIYRFLDDGKSLELLHKTEVDGIPLALCQFQGRLLAGIGPVLRLYDLGRKRLLRKCENKLFPNDIVSIHTYRDRIYVGDIQESFHYCKYRRDENQLYIFADDRVPRWLTASFHIDFDTMAGADKFGNVYFVRLPQDVSDEIEEDPIGGRIKWEQGKLNGAPNKVEDIVQFHVGDVVISLQKASLVPGGADCVFYGTVMGSLGALCAFTCRDDIDFFSHLEMYMRQEHPPLCGRDHMAYRSAYFPIKNVIDGDLCEQYPTLPMDVQRKIAAELDRTPAEILKKLEEIRNKII from the exons ATGCACCTCTACAGTCTCACTCTCCAGCGCCCCACGGGCATAGTCTGCGCCATCCACGGCAACTTCTCCGGCGACAAAACCCAAGAAATCGCCGTCGCCCGCGGCAAAGTCCTCGACCTTCTCCGCCCCGACGCCACCGGTAAGATCCACACTCTCCTCTCCGTCGAAATCTTCGGCGCCATCAGGTCCTTGGCCCCGTTTCGCCTCACCGGCTCCGGAAAAGACTACATCGTCGTCGGCTCCGATTCCGGCCGAATCGTAATCCTATGCTACAACCCAAACAAGAACGTATTCGAGAAGATTCACCAAGAGACCTTCGGAAAATCCGGGTCTCGCCGCATTGTTCCGGGTCAGTATTTGGCTACTGACCCGAAAGGTAGGGCGGTTATGGTTGGAGCCTGTGAGAAGCAGAAGCTGGTGTATGTTTTGAACAGGGATGTGGCTAATAGATTGACGATATCGTCACCGCTAGAGGCACATAAGTCTCATACAATTGTGTTTTCGATTTGTGGAGTTGATTGTGGGTTTGATAATCCTGTGTTTGCTGCCATTGAGGTGGATTATTCCGATATCGATTCGAGTGGGAATGCTCGAAAGTGTTTGACATATTACGAGCTTGATTTGGGGCTTAATAATGTGTGCAGGAAGTGGAGTGATGAGGTTGATAATGGGGCCAATTTGCTGGTTGCGGTTCCAGGAGGCGGCGATGGGCCGAGTGGAGTGTTGGTTTGTGGAGAGAATTTTGTGGTTTATAAGAATCAGGGACAGGAGGATGTGAGGGCTGTGATTCCTCGGCGTGCTGATTTGCCTGCAGGGCGTGGGGTTCTTATAGTTTCGGCAGCTACTTGTAGGATGAAGAAGTCTATGTTCTTTTTTCTTGTGCAGACTGAGTATGGGGATATATTCAAGGTGAGTTTGGAGCATGATAAGGATGTTGTCAAGGGAGTGAAGATTAAGTACTTTGATACAATCCCAGTTACGACTTCAATGTGTGTGTTGAAATCGGGGTTGTTGTTTGCTGCTTCGGAGTTTGGGGATCATGCTTTGTATCAGTTGCAGGCATTAGAGGAAGATCCTGATGTGGAGTCCTCCTCGGCTTTGGTGAGGGCAACTGATGAGGGTTTCCTGCCTAGGAAACTTAAGAACCTTGTTAGGATTGATCAGGTTGAGAGCTTGATGCCGATAATGGACATGAAGGTCTCTAATCTGTTTGAAGAAGAAACGCCTCAAATATTCACACTTTGCGGGCGGGGTCCTCGTTCATCTCTCAGGATACTAAGACCTGGTTTGGCTATCAGTGAGATGGCTGTGTCAGATCTTCCTGATGTACCAAACGCTGTCTGGACAGTGAAAAAGAAAGTGAGCGATGAGTTTGATGCATACATTGTGGTGTCCTTTGCAAATGCTACTATTGTGCTTTCAATTGGTGAGACAGTCGAAGAAGTTATTGACAGTGGATTTCTTGATACCACCGCTACACTTGCCGTGTCTTTGATAGGTGATGATGGTATCATGCAAGTTCATCCAAATGGCATTAGGCATATTAGGGACAGTGGACGTGTCCATGAATGGAGGACTCCTGGAAAGAGAAAGATTCTATCGGTCGGCTCTAATAGACTTCAGGTAGTTATTGCTTTGAATGGAGGAGAACTTATATACTTTGAGGTTGATATGACTGGTCAACTGGCGGAGGTTGAGAAGCATGAATTGTCCGGTGATGTAGCTTGTCTGGACATTGCCCCAGTACCTGAAGGGAGACAGAGATCTCGTTTTCTTGCAGTTGGCTCGTATGACAATACGATTCGTATATTGTCATTGGATCCTGATGACTGTATGCAGATATTGAGCGTTCAAAGCGTCTCTTCAGTTCCAGAATCTCTCCTATTTCTTGAGGTTCAGGCGTCAGTTGGTGGTGAGGATGGTGCCGATCATCCTGCCAACCTATTCCTTAATGCTGGTTTACAAACTGGGATTTTGTTCAGAACAGTGGTAGATATGGTGACAGGTCAGCTTTCTGATTCCCGTTCACGATTCTTAGGACTAAGAGCTCCGAAGCTATTTTCTATTAATATAGGAGGCAAGCCCGCTTTCCTTTGTTTATCAAGTCGCCCTTGGCTTGGCTATATTAATCAAGGAAAGTTTCTGATAACACCCCTATCTTATGAGGCTTTGGAATATGCTGCCTCATTTTCATCTGGTAATTGTACAGAAGGTATAGTTGCTGTTGCTCGCAGTTCCTTAAGGATTCTTATGATTGAAAGATTAGGAGAAACATTTAATGAAATTGTGATTCCTCTGAGGTACACCCCTAGAAAGTTTGCTGTTCAAGTGAAACAAAAGCTTTTGGTAATTATCGAAAGTGATCAAGGAGCATTCACCGCAGAAGAGCGTGAAGCGGCAAAAAGGAAAACTAGGGAGGAT GAATACTCTGAGGCTGCAGAAATGGGTGAAAAAGGAAATGGTAATGTGGAGCAGATGGAAACTGATGATAATGAGGATGTTGCCCTCTCTGATGAGCACTATGGCTATCCAAAGGCAGATTCTGACAAATGGGTTTCTTGCATTAGAGTTGTTGAACCAAAGACAGCAAAAACAACTTGTTTGCTGGAACTCGATAACGAATCTGCAGTCAGTGTATGTACGGTGAATTTTCATGATAATGCCGGTCTAGTTGGGGCGGCTCCTCTGAAGGAGCATGGTACACTTTTGGCTGTTGGAACTGCAAAGGGACTTCAATTTTGGCCCAAGAAAAGTATAACTAGAGGATATATTCATATATATCGCTTTCTTGATGATGGAAAATCCCTTGAACTTTTGCACAAGACCGAAGTAGATGGGATTCCTCTTGCTTTATGCCAGTTTCAGGGAAGACTACTAGCAGGGATAGGACCAGTGCTCAGACTATATGATTTGGGGAGAAAAAGGTTGCTTAGGAAATGTGAGAATAAGCTGTTTCCCAACGATATTGTATCCATTCACACCTATCGTGATCGAATATATGTTGGTGACATTCAAGAGTCATTCCACTACTGCAAGTATAGGCGGGATGAGAATCAGCTGTATATATTTGCTGATGATCGAGTTCCAAGATGGCTGACAGCATCGTTCCATATTGATTTCGACACCATGGCAGGTGCGGACAAGTTTGGGAATGTGTACTTTGTGCGGTTACCACAGGACGTTTCAGATGAGATAGAAGAAGATCCAATAGGGGGGAGGATAAAATGGGAGCAGGGCAAGTTGAATGGGGCTCCAAACAAAGTGGAGGATATAGTTCAGTTTCATGTTGGTGATGTAGTCATCTCCTTGCAGAAGGCATCTCTAGTTCCAGGTGGTGCTGATTGCGTCTTTTATGGGACAGTGATGGGTAGCTTGGGTGCATTGTGTGCATTCACTTGCCGTGATGACATTGACTTCTTTTCTCACCTGGAGATGTATATGAGGCAGGAACATCCACCCTTGTGTGGGAGAGATCACATGGCTTATAGATCAGCTTATTTCCCGATTAAGAATGTGATTGATGGAGATCTTTGCGAGCAGTACCCAACATTGCCTATGGATGTACAGAGGAAAATTGCGGCCGAGTTGGATAGGACTCCTGCAGAGATACTAAAGAAACTTGAGGAAATTCGAAATAAGATCATTTAA
- the LOC101311810 gene encoding uncharacterized protein LOC101311810, producing MEAHKMFSVTYLLFLTLTIFSAISARTLEEQPPVPVVPPVVSNIISTPSINAVPVVTPSATQPATVADDHHSLVFFLHDILGGTNPTARAMTGIVNSPAVNGQVPFAKPNGAVLPFNNGVPQNNNNNGILSNNNIPFLTGLSGTTQNAIRNNNNNNNNNFINGGQLFPGGSSLQNLMFGTMSVFDDELTEGHELGSGLVGKAQGFYVVSSEDGTSQTMAFTAMFESGGYADSLSFFGVHRVAASESHLAIMGGTGKYVDAKGFAIVKTFPATNEQQTDGAETLLQFIVYITY from the coding sequence ATGGAAGCTCACAAAATGTTCTCTGTCACCTACCTACTATTCCTCACCCTCACCATTTTCTCTGCCATCTCAGCACGAACTCTCGAGGAGCAACCACCGGTTCCTGTAGTCCCTCCGGTGGTGTCTAATATAATCAGCACACCTTCCATCAATGCTGTACCAGTAGTCACTCCTTCAGCTACACAGCCTGCCACAGTGGCTGATGACCACCATTCCCTAGTCTTCTTCCTGCATGACATTCTAGGGGGCACAAACCCCACAGCTAGAGCCATGACAGGGATAGTCAATAGCCCTGCAGTCAATGGTCAAGTACCATTTGCCAAACCAAATGGAGCAGTCCTGCCATTTAACAATGGGGTACCCCAGAACAACAACAACAACGGTATTCTAAGCAACAACAACATCCCTTTTCTCACTGGACTCAGTGGAACTACCCAAAATGCGATACGAAACAATAACAATAACAACAACAACAATTTCATCAATGGTGGACAGCTCTTTCCAGGAGGCTCATCACTCCAAAACCTCATGTTTGGCACAATGAGTGTGTTTGATGATGAGCTAACCGAAGGGCATGAGCTGGGGTCTGGTTTGGTTGGCAAGGCACAAGGTTTCTATGTGGTGAGTTCTGAAGATGGTACTAGTCAGACTATGGCTTTCACTGCTATGTTTGAAAGTGGGGGTTATGCTGATAGTCTTAGCTTCTTTGGGGTCCATCGTGTGGCTGCTTCGGAGTCTCACTTGGCCATCATGGGTGGCACCGGAAAGTATGTTGATGCGAAAGGGTTTGCCATTGTTAAGACCTTCCCAGCTACCAATGAGCAACAAACTGATGGAGCTGAGACCTTGCTGCAGTTCATTGTTTATATTACTTACTAA
- the LOC101295565 gene encoding uncharacterized protein LOC101295565: MEHTAKVPRPSSRGGISLAMASELMRSPYLNFSDRRNQYQSFSSSDESHVVRKSKEQLSAQWKMTANFEEYGRANRGITIGDLLSMPVQEIGPRNFDYKLGMHFRPRKKPVRHDPKDLDLSKFREHQDRYEALCSEWPFTPKRSVNWAKSRSSEYKFTQKDGSRPIKLRTNNKKFQSIHSLISEGNLMVENTYVVHNDLKNGAVQEDSNAKDTSVQKETFMKVDEGSTFPLHCFTASDCMASWEEVYQPSPVSVLDPLFRRENTPLPECLGRINVDTSEYSDTCSEGSGMIVSSDDDTNERSVSEYKENNSVGSFRVEESRDFSYLIDVLMEAGFYTRGVEMDCDTWCFEECPMSLYVFESLEKKFGDQVSWNRSDRRLLFDRINDGLIEILLPSMGELIWKKPISRRIRTQCGQEMIEEELWMLLVIQEKEGMEARKNLEEKLLRSGIGKLDLGDEIDFIGREVERLLIIELVEELVSNLAQRV; this comes from the exons ATGGAACATACTGCAAAGGTACCAAGGCCAAGTTCCAGAGGTGGCATCTCCCTTGCAATGGCATCTGAACTCATGAGGTCTCCTTACTTGAATTTCTCTGATCGGAGGAACCAATACCAGTCTTTCTCTTCTTCAGATGAATCACATGTAGTCAGGAAATCCAAGGAGCAACTCTCAGCACAATGGAAGATGACTGCAAACTTTGAAGAGTATGGAAGGGCTAACCGTGGCATTACCATTGGGGATTTGCTTTCCATGCCTGTCCAGGAAATAGGGCCTAGAAATTTTGATTACAAGCTGGGTATGCATTTTCGGCCTAGAAAAAAACCTGTTAGGCATGATCCTAAGGACCTGGACCTCAGTAAGTTTAGAGAACATCAAGATAGATACGAAGCTCTCTGTAGTGAGTGGCCTTTCACACCTAAAAGGTCTGTCAATTGGGCAAAGAGTAGGTCAAGTGAGTACAAATTTACCCAGAAGGATGGTTCGAGACCTATAAAGTTGCGAACCAACAATAAGAAATTTCAATCTATTCATAGCCTGATATCAGAAGGTAATCTTATGGTAGAAAATACTTACGTGGTTCACAATGATCTGAAAAATGGAGCTGTGCAGGAAGACAGTAATGCTAAAGATACTTCAGTCCAAAAG GAAACGTTCATGAAAGTTGATGAAGGAAGCACCTTCCCTTTGCACTGCTTCACCGCATCAGATTGTATGGCAAGCTGGGAGGAAGTTTACCAGCCTAGTCCAGTTTCCGTTCTGGACCCACTATTCAGAAGAGAGAATACACCTTTGCCAGAATGTTTGGGGAGGATCAACGTTGACACCAGTG AGTACTCTGATACATGCTCCGAAGGTTCTGGAATGATTGTGTCAAGCGACGATGACACTAATGAACGATCTGTGAGCGAGTATAAGGAAAATAATTCAGTGGGATCATTCAGAGTTGAAGAAAGTAGAGACTTTTCCTACCTTATTGATGTGTTAATGGAGGCAGGTTTCTATACTCGGGGAGTAGAAATGGACTGTGATACCTGGTGTTTTGAAGAATGCCCGATGAGCCTTTATGTCTTTGAGAGCCTGGAGAAGAAGTTTGGTGATCAAGTGTCTTGGAATAGGTCAGACCGGAGGCTTCTGTTTGATCGTATAAATGATGGGCTAATAGAGATTCTCCTGCCATCTATGGGTGAACTCATATGGAAAAAGCCCATCTCTAGAAGGATTAGAACTCAGTGTGGTCAGGAGATGATAGAGGAAGAACTGTGGATGTTGCTTGTTATCCAAGAAAAGGAAGGAATGGAAGCAAGAAAGAACTTGGAAGAGAAGCTGCTGAGAAGTGGAATTGGGAAGTTAGACTTGGGAGATGAAATTGATTTTATTGGTAGAGAAGTAGAGAGATTGTTGATTATTGAGCTTGTAGAAGAGCTTGTTAGCAACTTAGCACAGAGAGTTTGA
- the LOC101294795 gene encoding monoglyceride lipase-like isoform 2: protein MGNVIYEEEYIFNSRGMKLFTCKWLPENNKPPKALILICHGYGMECSITMNSTAIRLAKAGFAIYGIDYEGHGKSAGLAGFVKSFDAVVDDCTSHFTNICESKENKGKTRYLLGESMGGAVALLVHRKKPEYWDGAVLVAPMCKISDEMKPSPVVVSVLTQLCRVIPTWKIIPTNDVIDFAFKVPEVRKQVRENPYCYKGRPRLQTGTELLRVSTELEQRLQEVTLPFLILHGEEDKVTDKSASKQLYEVASSYDKTLKLYPEMWHGLLYGEPLENIEVVFSDMINWLDKRCSMANSRLEGELKMENDKEVYSR from the exons ATGGGGAATGTCATATATGAAGAG GAGTATATCTTCAACTCTAGAGGAATGAAGCTTTTCACATGCAAATGGCTCCCAGAAAACAACAAGCCCCCGAAAGCCTTGATCTTGATCTGTCATGGATATGGCATGGAGTGCAGCATCACCATGAACA GTACTGCAATCAGACTAGCCAAAGCAGGGTTTGCCATATATGGGATAGACTATGAAGGCCATGGAAAATCAGCAGGCCTTGCAGGCTTTGTCAAAAGCTTCGATGCTGTTGTCGATGACTGCACCTCTCACTTCACAAACATTTGCG AGAGCAAAGAGAACAAAGGGAAGACGAGGTATCTGTTGGGAGAGTCAATGGGAGGAGCTGTGGCTCTGCTTGTTCATAGGAAAAAGCCAGAATATTGGGATGGTGCGGTCTTAGTTGCCCCCATGTGTAAG ATTTCAGATGAAATGAAGCCATCTCCAGTTGTGGTCAGTGTTTTGACTCAGCTCTGCAGGGTTATTCCAACCTGGAAAATAATCCCTACAAATGATGTCATTGATTTTGCTTTCAAAGTACCCGAGGTTAGAAAACAGGTTAGGGAAAACCCCTACTGTTACAAAGGCAGGCCTCGTCTGCAGACCGGCACTGAACTCTTGAGGGTCAGCACGGAACTTGAGCAAAGGCTTCAAGAGGTCACATTGCCGTTCCTAATCCTCCACGGCGAAGAGGATAAAGTAACTGACAAATCGGCTAGTAAACAGCTATATGAAGTGGCGTCGAGTTATGATAAGACATTGAAGTTGTATCCAGAGATGTGGCATGGTCTGCTCTATGGAGAGCCACTGGAGAACATTGAGGTTGTGTTTTCAGACATGATCAATTGGTTAGACAAGAGATGTTCCATGGCAAATTCAAGGTTAGAAGGAGAGTTGAAGATGGAGAATGACAAAGAAGTTTATAGTAGATAA
- the LOC101311525 gene encoding uncharacterized protein LOC101311525: protein MARLTIACSFILLITTTINHPFAAARSLSNSKPSHPHNHLHKLTFLMRDVLMNVTQPSSKTKPATTKVISPELPFSKPLGVFPPNGGVPISEINPMHPTTPVSGFSTQTLDLSSIGLFFPARATLQELEFGEVTVIDEDIFETFTSGYGSLVIGKAQGIYVASSEDGSSHMMAMTAHFANNQFKDGLRLFGVHRRDVHDESHISVVGGIGKYVGANGYATVKTVKTEEAASKMFKLNVYLS, encoded by the coding sequence ATGGCAAGGCTAACCATAGCTTGCAGCTTCATCCTGCTGATCACCACCACCATAAACCATCCTTTTGCCGCTGCTCGAAGCCTAAGCAATTCAAAGCCATCACACCCTCACAATCACCTTCACAAACTCACATTCCTAATGAGAGATGTGCTCATGAATGTGACACAACCCTCATCCAAGACCAAACCAGCAACCACCAAAGTGATAAGTCCTGAGCTGCCATTTTCGAAACCACTAGGAGTATTTCCTCCAAATGGAGGAGTCCCCATCTCAGAAATCAACCCCATGCATCCTACTACTCCAGTTTCGGGATTCTCCACTCAAACGCTAGATTTATCCAGCATTGGACTATTTTTTCCTGCTAGAGCCACACTGCAAGAACTGGAGTTTGGGGAAGTAACTGTGATCGATGAGGACATATTTGAAACTTTTACTTCAGGGTATGGTTCACTGGTCATTGGAAAAGCACAGGGGATATATGTTGCAAGCTCTGAAGATGGGAGTAGCCATATGATGGCCATGACTGCACATTTTGCCAATAATCAATTTAAGGATGGATTGAGACTTTTCGGGGTTCATCGCAGGGATGTGCATGATGAATCGCATATTTCTGTTGTTGGTGGCATTGGGAAGTATGTGGGTGCAAATGGCTATGCAACTGTTAAGACAGTGAAAACTGAAGAAGCAGCCAGCAAGATGTTCAAGCTCAATGTCTATCTCAGCTAG
- the LOC101294795 gene encoding monoglyceride lipase-like isoform 1: MAIDMGNVIYEEEYIFNSRGMKLFTCKWLPENNKPPKALILICHGYGMECSITMNSTAIRLAKAGFAIYGIDYEGHGKSAGLAGFVKSFDAVVDDCTSHFTNICESKENKGKTRYLLGESMGGAVALLVHRKKPEYWDGAVLVAPMCKISDEMKPSPVVVSVLTQLCRVIPTWKIIPTNDVIDFAFKVPEVRKQVRENPYCYKGRPRLQTGTELLRVSTELEQRLQEVTLPFLILHGEEDKVTDKSASKQLYEVASSYDKTLKLYPEMWHGLLYGEPLENIEVVFSDMINWLDKRCSMANSRLEGELKMENDKEVYSR, translated from the exons ATG GCCATTGATATGGGGAATGTCATATATGAAGAG GAGTATATCTTCAACTCTAGAGGAATGAAGCTTTTCACATGCAAATGGCTCCCAGAAAACAACAAGCCCCCGAAAGCCTTGATCTTGATCTGTCATGGATATGGCATGGAGTGCAGCATCACCATGAACA GTACTGCAATCAGACTAGCCAAAGCAGGGTTTGCCATATATGGGATAGACTATGAAGGCCATGGAAAATCAGCAGGCCTTGCAGGCTTTGTCAAAAGCTTCGATGCTGTTGTCGATGACTGCACCTCTCACTTCACAAACATTTGCG AGAGCAAAGAGAACAAAGGGAAGACGAGGTATCTGTTGGGAGAGTCAATGGGAGGAGCTGTGGCTCTGCTTGTTCATAGGAAAAAGCCAGAATATTGGGATGGTGCGGTCTTAGTTGCCCCCATGTGTAAG ATTTCAGATGAAATGAAGCCATCTCCAGTTGTGGTCAGTGTTTTGACTCAGCTCTGCAGGGTTATTCCAACCTGGAAAATAATCCCTACAAATGATGTCATTGATTTTGCTTTCAAAGTACCCGAGGTTAGAAAACAGGTTAGGGAAAACCCCTACTGTTACAAAGGCAGGCCTCGTCTGCAGACCGGCACTGAACTCTTGAGGGTCAGCACGGAACTTGAGCAAAGGCTTCAAGAGGTCACATTGCCGTTCCTAATCCTCCACGGCGAAGAGGATAAAGTAACTGACAAATCGGCTAGTAAACAGCTATATGAAGTGGCGTCGAGTTATGATAAGACATTGAAGTTGTATCCAGAGATGTGGCATGGTCTGCTCTATGGAGAGCCACTGGAGAACATTGAGGTTGTGTTTTCAGACATGATCAATTGGTTAGACAAGAGATGTTCCATGGCAAATTCAAGGTTAGAAGGAGAGTTGAAGATGGAGAATGACAAAGAAGTTTATAGTAGATAA